A genomic segment from Triticum dicoccoides isolate Atlit2015 ecotype Zavitan chromosome 1A, WEW_v2.0, whole genome shotgun sequence encodes:
- the LOC119277060 gene encoding uncharacterized protein LOC119277060 isoform X2 codes for MEIVRHLLSPSLRRHIDNANNQESANSTPFLGESSIIMQECHDAMQISVDMKCPLCRGSVSGWIPAGEVRKYLDEKSRCCSHDCCKFVGSYEQLREHARTAHLRAKSALVDISRKRSWDRLEREQEFGDVISAIRSQNPGAVIVGDYVIETRDAMSPDEDSGEESGDEWWSPAQDQVESPDRHRAPRPWLNGRLGSPTIWPDGRHAFPRFLPQPRPFSDRRSSRADWQGIRRSSAQSWLRQGFSNRHSRHTSSYRGYRHGIFDRRYAGNNRAGIDRRQDGPTFPPGRRQRLRYTQRSQHDP; via the exons ATGGAGATAGTAAG ACATTTGTTGAGCCCAAGCCTCAGAAGACACATTGACAATGCTAATAACCAAGAATCTGCTAATTCAACACCATTCTTAGGAGAAAGTAGCATTATAATGCAAGAATGTCATGATGCTATGCAAATTTCAGTTGACATGAAGTGTCCTCTCTGTAGAGGATCAGTATCAGGCTGGATTCCTGCTGGAGAAGTCAGAAAGTATCTGGACGAGAAGTCGAGGTGTTGCTCCCATGATTGCTGCAAATTTGTTGGTAGCTATGAGCAGCTGCGCGAGCATGCTAGAACAGCTCACCTGCGTGCAAAGTCTGCCCTTGTAGATATCTCAAGGAAAAGGTCTTGGGATCGCCTTGAACGTGAGCAGGAGTTTGGTGATGTGATTAGTGCAATCAGGTCACAGAATCCTGGTGCAGTAATAGTTGGTGACTATGTTATTGAGACTAGAGATGCAATGTCTCCTGATGAAGATTCTGGGGAAGAAAGTGGTGATGAGTGGTGGTCTCCTGCCCAAGACCAAGTAGAATCACCGGATAGACATCGTGCCCCTAGGCCCTGGCTGAATGGAAGACTAGGATCACCTACCATTTGGCCAGATGGAAGGCATGCCTTCCCTAGGTTTCTGCCACAGCCCAGGCCATTCAGTGATAGGCGCAGCTCACGTGCAGATTGGCAGGGCATCCGACGGTCAAGCGCGCAAAGCTGGCTGCGCCAGGGTTTCTCGAATCGGCACTCTAGGCACACCAGCAGTTACCGCGGATATCGCCATGGCATCTTTGATCGCCGTTACGCTGGAAACAATCGTGCAGGTATTGATAGGAGGCAGGATGGCCCAACATTTCCGCCGGGAAGACGGCAGCGTTTGAGATACACGCAAAGAAGCCAGCATGATCCATGA
- the LOC119277060 gene encoding uncharacterized protein LOC119277060 isoform X1, protein MTSKKSNRPTVTSCTALHMEWDRISCPICMEQPHNAVLLICSSYKNGCRSYICNTSHRHSNCLDRFREMNGDSKVRDSHSTSSVLSNSNNRTVQPRSHYSTISRHLLSPSLRRHIDNANNQESANSTPFLGESSIIMQECHDAMQISVDMKCPLCRGSVSGWIPAGEVRKYLDEKSRCCSHDCCKFVGSYEQLREHARTAHLRAKSALVDISRKRSWDRLEREQEFGDVISAIRSQNPGAVIVGDYVIETRDAMSPDEDSGEESGDEWWSPAQDQVESPDRHRAPRPWLNGRLGSPTIWPDGRHAFPRFLPQPRPFSDRRSSRADWQGIRRSSAQSWLRQGFSNRHSRHTSSYRGYRHGIFDRRYAGNNRAGIDRRQDGPTFPPGRRQRLRYTQRSQHDP, encoded by the coding sequence ATGACAAGTAAGAAAAGTAACAGACCTACAGTCACATCATGCACTGCTCTGCATATGGAATGGGACAGGATTTCTTGCCCTATTTGTATGGAGCAACCACACAATGCTGTTTTACTTATATGCAGTTCGTACAAGAATGGCTGCAGAAGTTATATTTGTAACACAAGCCATCGACACTCTAATTGCCTAGACCGGTTCAGAGAAATGAATGGAGATAGTAAGGTCCGTGATTCACACTCAACCTCTTCGGTGCTTTCAAACTCCAATAACAGAACAGTCCAACCAAGATCTCACTATAGTACGATTTCCAGACATTTGTTGAGCCCAAGCCTCAGAAGACACATTGACAATGCTAATAACCAAGAATCTGCTAATTCAACACCATTCTTAGGAGAAAGTAGCATTATAATGCAAGAATGTCATGATGCTATGCAAATTTCAGTTGACATGAAGTGTCCTCTCTGTAGAGGATCAGTATCAGGCTGGATTCCTGCTGGAGAAGTCAGAAAGTATCTGGACGAGAAGTCGAGGTGTTGCTCCCATGATTGCTGCAAATTTGTTGGTAGCTATGAGCAGCTGCGCGAGCATGCTAGAACAGCTCACCTGCGTGCAAAGTCTGCCCTTGTAGATATCTCAAGGAAAAGGTCTTGGGATCGCCTTGAACGTGAGCAGGAGTTTGGTGATGTGATTAGTGCAATCAGGTCACAGAATCCTGGTGCAGTAATAGTTGGTGACTATGTTATTGAGACTAGAGATGCAATGTCTCCTGATGAAGATTCTGGGGAAGAAAGTGGTGATGAGTGGTGGTCTCCTGCCCAAGACCAAGTAGAATCACCGGATAGACATCGTGCCCCTAGGCCCTGGCTGAATGGAAGACTAGGATCACCTACCATTTGGCCAGATGGAAGGCATGCCTTCCCTAGGTTTCTGCCACAGCCCAGGCCATTCAGTGATAGGCGCAGCTCACGTGCAGATTGGCAGGGCATCCGACGGTCAAGCGCGCAAAGCTGGCTGCGCCAGGGTTTCTCGAATCGGCACTCTAGGCACACCAGCAGTTACCGCGGATATCGCCATGGCATCTTTGATCGCCGTTACGCTGGAAACAATCGTGCAGGTATTGATAGGAGGCAGGATGGCCCAACATTTCCGCCGGGAAGACGGCAGCGTTTGAGATACACGCAAAGAAGCCAGCATGATCCATGA
- the LOC119277060 gene encoding uncharacterized protein LOC119277060 isoform X3 has product MEIVRGSVSGWIPAGEVRKYLDEKSRCCSHDCCKFVGSYEQLREHARTAHLRAKSALVDISRKRSWDRLEREQEFGDVISAIRSQNPGAVIVGDYVIETRDAMSPDEDSGEESGDEWWSPAQDQVESPDRHRAPRPWLNGRLGSPTIWPDGRHAFPRFLPQPRPFSDRRSSRADWQGIRRSSAQSWLRQGFSNRHSRHTSSYRGYRHGIFDRRYAGNNRAGIDRRQDGPTFPPGRRQRLRYTQRSQHDP; this is encoded by the exons ATGGAGATAGTAAG AGGATCAGTATCAGGCTGGATTCCTGCTGGAGAAGTCAGAAAGTATCTGGACGAGAAGTCGAGGTGTTGCTCCCATGATTGCTGCAAATTTGTTGGTAGCTATGAGCAGCTGCGCGAGCATGCTAGAACAGCTCACCTGCGTGCAAAGTCTGCCCTTGTAGATATCTCAAGGAAAAGGTCTTGGGATCGCCTTGAACGTGAGCAGGAGTTTGGTGATGTGATTAGTGCAATCAGGTCACAGAATCCTGGTGCAGTAATAGTTGGTGACTATGTTATTGAGACTAGAGATGCAATGTCTCCTGATGAAGATTCTGGGGAAGAAAGTGGTGATGAGTGGTGGTCTCCTGCCCAAGACCAAGTAGAATCACCGGATAGACATCGTGCCCCTAGGCCCTGGCTGAATGGAAGACTAGGATCACCTACCATTTGGCCAGATGGAAGGCATGCCTTCCCTAGGTTTCTGCCACAGCCCAGGCCATTCAGTGATAGGCGCAGCTCACGTGCAGATTGGCAGGGCATCCGACGGTCAAGCGCGCAAAGCTGGCTGCGCCAGGGTTTCTCGAATCGGCACTCTAGGCACACCAGCAGTTACCGCGGATATCGCCATGGCATCTTTGATCGCCGTTACGCTGGAAACAATCGTGCAGGTATTGATAGGAGGCAGGATGGCCCAACATTTCCGCCGGGAAGACGGCAGCGTTTGAGATACACGCAAAGAAGCCAGCATGATCCATGA